The following are from one region of the Clostridia bacterium genome:
- a CDS encoding GTP-binding protein, translated as MKILLMGNPNVGKSVIFSALTGLNVMSANYPGTTVALSRGKTVIDGQEIELIDVPGTYGLDSGNPAERIANELLAKHGSGVLLVLDATNLERNLYLAFQVLEKGLPVVVALNLMDIAKKRGLVIDWRGLSEKLGVPVIPTEAIKGKGIAELKTALGEQVLTNECVSSRKFGPVYWEKAEEIAQEVLRFEKRDLTWEERLDYWLLKPGSGSLIAFFVLLLTFGIVVGLGMGMRKLILRPFFFTFIEPVLRWGVTSLIPAGVLRNIFIGEYGFLIKSIEWPLTLVFPYVLSFYVLL; from the coding sequence ATGAAAATATTATTGATGGGTAATCCCAATGTGGGGAAAAGCGTAATTTTTTCCGCTTTAACCGGTCTTAATGTAATGAGTGCTAATTATCCGGGTACAACAGTGGCTTTAAGTCGAGGGAAAACGGTTATTGATGGACAAGAAATAGAATTAATTGATGTGCCTGGTACCTATGGTTTAGATAGTGGCAATCCAGCAGAAAGAATAGCTAATGAACTCCTTGCTAAACATGGTAGTGGGGTTCTTTTAGTTTTAGATGCCACTAATTTGGAACGTAACTTATATTTAGCTTTTCAAGTATTAGAAAAAGGACTGCCGGTGGTTGTGGCTTTAAATTTAATGGATATTGCTAAAAAACGCGGTTTAGTGATTGATTGGCGGGGTTTATCCGAAAAACTGGGTGTGCCAGTGATTCCCACAGAAGCCATTAAAGGAAAAGGTATTGCTGAATTAAAGACTGCTCTTGGTGAACAAGTGTTAACTAATGAATGTGTATCTTCCCGGAAGTTTGGTCCTGTTTATTGGGAAAAAGCAGAGGAGATAGCTCAGGAGGTACTGCGGTTTGAAAAACGGGACCTTACATGGGAGGAGCGGTTGGATTATTGGCTGTTGAAACCAGGTAGTGGTAGTTTAATTGCTTTTTTTGTACTTTTGCTAACTTTTGGTATTGTTGTTGGTTTGGGTATGGGTATGCGTAAACTCATTTTAAGACCTTTTTTCTTTACTTTTATAGAACCTGTACTTCGTTGGGGGGTTACTAGTTTAATTCCAGCTGGTGTTTTACGAAATATTTTTATAGGTGAATATGGTTTTTTAATTAAAAGTATAGAATGGCCTTTAACATTGGTTTTTCCTTATGTTTTATCTTTTTATGTTTTATTG
- a CDS encoding ferrous iron transport protein A: MVLTEMKQGEAGLVYKLAGGREMTRRLEALGLRTGKKVKKVSSLFERGPVVLELNGRLIAIGHGQARRIYVKMEAEADENIIDG, encoded by the coding sequence ATGGTTTTAACGGAAATGAAACAAGGTGAAGCAGGTTTAGTTTATAAATTGGCCGGTGGACGGGAAATGACCCGCCGTTTGGAGGCATTAGGTTTAAGAACAGGTAAAAAAGTAAAAAAAGTTAGTTCTTTGTTTGAGCGGGGGCCGGTAGTTTTGGAATTGAATGGTCGTTTAATTGCGATTGGTCATGGACAAGCAAGGCGTATTTACGTAAAAATGGAGGCCGAGGCTGATGAAAATATTATTGATGGGTAA
- a CDS encoding flippase-like domain-containing protein, with amino-acid sequence MFKKLGLIRFLVGAVLLIFFFTSVDRVELKKALSMVSWESLLFLVVLQVITVLLGTWLLNWLLSREGIQVEFKQCLLINLVGIFLDNLTPGAKLGGEGARFFLFRNLTQAKVSELVKVLLLQKVIVLLPLILLSAFSWLDVKVNILLGFVCLLLAGRKFIIPFCLAIGIWLLYLGKIVIIARESGVYLVVLSLAQVCFPAYLLGMLPITPGGLGIFEVFFAKLLVKAGALWEQAGAMLLIYRLVTYLLPTLWGIIAGLMIWGKVGIKDGFNGNETR; translated from the coding sequence TTGTTTAAAAAATTAGGGTTAATTCGTTTTCTTGTTGGTGCTGTTCTTCTAATTTTTTTCTTTACTTCTGTGGATAGAGTTGAACTAAAAAAGGCCCTTAGTATGGTTTCTTGGGAAAGTTTGCTTTTTTTAGTAGTTCTGCAGGTAATTACCGTACTTTTGGGTACTTGGCTGTTAAATTGGTTATTATCTCGTGAAGGTATTCAAGTTGAGTTTAAACAATGTCTTTTAATTAATTTAGTTGGTATTTTTTTGGATAATCTTACCCCTGGTGCCAAATTGGGGGGTGAAGGGGCACGTTTCTTTTTATTCCGGAATTTAACTCAGGCTAAGGTTAGTGAATTAGTTAAGGTGCTTTTACTGCAAAAAGTAATTGTTTTACTACCTTTAATTTTATTGTCTGCTTTTAGTTGGTTGGATGTTAAAGTAAATATTTTGTTGGGTTTTGTTTGTTTACTTTTAGCAGGGCGAAAATTTATAATTCCTTTTTGTTTGGCTATAGGTATTTGGCTGTTATATTTAGGGAAAATAGTTATCATTGCCCGTGAAAGTGGTGTTTATTTAGTGGTTCTGTCTTTGGCTCAGGTGTGTTTCCCGGCATATCTGTTGGGTATGCTGCCTATTACACCAGGAGGGTTGGGCATTTTTGAAGTTTTTTTTGCTAAATTATTGGTTAAAGCCGGGGCCCTGTGGGAACAAGCTGGAGCCATGCTGCTTATCTATCGTTTGGTAACTTATTTATTGCCTACATTATGGGGTATAATCGCTGGTTTGATGATTTGGGGAAAGGTGGGGATTAAAGATGGTTTTAACGGAAATGAAACAAGGTGA